One part of the Clostridia bacterium genome encodes these proteins:
- a CDS encoding D-alanyl-D-alanine carboxypeptidase, translating to MDRGGKFGRQTVFKEKRFLIALVCLIVLGWIASFFGVAEVAKGYNRSSAILLMNADTGEILYSENPDVSMEIASTTKILTALCVIENNDVFSLCEIPSISVGIEGSSIYLRKGEKWRILDLLYGLMLRSGNDAASALAILTSGSEEKFAALMNETAKKIGASKSNFTNPHGLHDAKHYSTARDMALITAYALKCPIFAAICKTKTHSYSFEKESGERAKGVFYNKNKLLYAYEPATGVKTGYTKHSGRCLVSSASKGGVNLVCVVLNVYDTYGVSKSLFEKHFAIPPKEDTSENA from the coding sequence ATGGATCGCGGTGGCAAGTTCGGTCGCCAAACTGTTTTCAAAGAAAAAAGATTCTTGATCGCGCTCGTTTGCTTGATCGTCCTCGGGTGGATCGCGTCCTTTTTCGGCGTCGCGGAGGTTGCGAAAGGGTATAACCGATCGTCCGCGATTCTTTTGATGAATGCGGATACGGGCGAGATCCTTTATTCGGAGAATCCGGACGTTTCGATGGAGATCGCTTCCACGACGAAGATCTTGACCGCGCTTTGCGTGATCGAAAACAACGACGTTTTTTCTTTATGCGAGATCCCGAGTATTTCGGTCGGTATCGAAGGTTCGTCGATCTATTTACGAAAAGGAGAGAAATGGCGAATTCTCGATCTGTTATACGGATTGATGCTTCGCAGCGGAAACGACGCGGCAAGCGCGCTTGCGATCCTGACTTCGGGAAGCGAAGAAAAGTTCGCGGCGCTTATGAATGAGACGGCAAAGAAGATCGGCGCTTCGAAAAGCAATTTCACCAACCCGCACGGACTGCACGACGCGAAACATTATTCGACGGCGCGCGATATGGCTCTCATCACGGCTTACGCCTTAAAATGCCCGATTTTTGCGGCGATCTGCAAAACCAAGACGCACTCGTATTCTTTTGAAAAAGAAAGCGGAGAGCGCGCCAAAGGCGTTTTTTATAACAAAAACAAGTTGCTGTACGCCTACGAACCCGCGACGGGAGTGAAAACCGGTTACACGAAACATTCCGGCAGGTGCCTCGTCTCTTCCGCGTCGAAAGGCGGCGTAAACCTCGTTTGCGTCGTTCTGAACGTCTACGACACCTACGGCGTATCAAAGTCTCTGTTTGAAAAGCATTTTGCGATCCCGCCGAAAGAAGACACTTCCGAAAACGCTTGA